The following are from one region of the Candidatus Methylomirabilota bacterium genome:
- a CDS encoding glycine zipper family protein, with translation MKVRKLAVTAILAVAISLVGCGTTTGERAGSGMVMGAAGGAAIGAMAGNPALGAGIGAGVGLIGGLIVDQNKKAEERGYKKGLQDAK, from the coding sequence ATGAAGGTAAGAAAATTGGCAGTGACGGCCATCCTGGCCGTGGCGATCTCGCTCGTCGGCTGCGGTACCACCACAGGCGAGCGGGCGGGAAGCGGTATGGTGATGGGGGCAGCCGGTGGAGCGGCCATCGGGGCGATGGCCGGGAATCCTGCCCTCGGGGCTGGCATCGGGGCCGGGGTGGGCCTGATTGGCGGCCTCATCGTCGACCAGAACAAGAAGGCCGAAGAGCGCGGCTACAAGAAGGGCCTGCAGGACGCCAAGTGA